TTCTCTCCACGCCAGATGGGAGCTATGCCGCCAATCAAGAGAAAGCGGTGTCACATCCGTGCCCAGCAGAAGCACTGCCTCCTGGCGAGGAACGAAGCCTTGACACGCCTGGACAGGCAACGATTGAGGACCTCTGCTCTGCCAACGACCTCTCCCCATCTCAGACCGTCAAGGTGCTGGTGCTGCTGGCCCGCCTCGACGATGGTCGAGAGCAACCGTTGCTGGTCAGCCTGCGAGGAGACCAGGAGCTGAATGACGTCAAGTTGACGAATGCCGTGACCCAGCGGATGGGGTCCTCCGCACTGGAGATTGCACCGATCAACTCAGAGCAACTCCGGAAGCAGGGTCTTGCATCCCTGCCCTTCGGCTCGATCGGGCCCGATCTTTCCGACAGCACACTGAAGGAGTCGCGAAGCTGGGAAACCCGATTTGAACGCCTGGCGGACCCAACCGCCCTGGATCTTGAGCGCTTCGTCTGTGGTGCCAACAACGCCGATCAGCATCGCTGGGGAGCGACGTGGAGCTCCATGCCCGCTCAGATCCAAGCTGATCTGCGCAATGCCAGAGCCGGAGATCGGTCTCTCCACAACCAGGAGCAGATCCTTGAGGAGCGGAGGGGCATTGAGGTGGGCCACATCTTCCAGCTCGGCAGCAAATACTCCGACGCACTCGAGGCTCGCTTCACCGACAAGGAAGGCAAACAAGCGTCGCTGCTGATGGGCTGCTACGGCATCGGCATCTCCCGCCTCGCCCAAGCGGCAGTGGAACAGCATCACGATGACGCGGGGATCTGCTGGCCAGTGAGCATTGCGCCCTTCCAGGTCATCGTTGTTGTCGCGAACGTGCAGGACGCGACACAGCTGGCCCTTGGAGAGTCTCTCTACGGATCGCTGCAATCCGCAGGAGTTGATGTCCTCCTGGATGACCGCAGCGAACGTGCCGGAGTCAAATTCAAAGACGCCGATCTGATTGGAATCCCCTGGCGGGTCGTTGTCGGTCGCGAAGCCGAAGCCGGACGGGTCGAAGTGGTGGAGCGCTCCACCCGCTCAAACAGCACCATGTCGCATCAGGACGCATTGACCCAAGTGCTCAAGGCCGTCCAAGCTCGCCCCATGGTCTAGCGAGCGATGCTTCGCCTTAAAGTTCATCAAAATTTTCCTGTTATGCGAATAGAGCTGCAACGCCTCAGCCGCCAACTCAGGGGGTTCACCTTGGCCCTATGCCTTGGCCTGACCCTGATGCTCTCCGCCTGTGGCGACAGCATTTCAACGATGACTGGCGATTACGTCGAAGACACAGTGGCCGTTGTTCAGTCGCTGCAGACCACGCTTGCACTCCCCTCTGATGCTGAAGGATTACAGGAGTCGGAGCAGGCAGCCCATGACCTCATTAATGACTACATGTCGAGGTATCGACCAAGGCCCCGGATCAATGGCCTCAGCTCCTTTACCACCATGCAGACAGCCCTGAATTCTCTGCAAGGTCACTACAACACCTACACCAACCGTCCGGTACCGGAAGCACTGCGGACTCGTGTTGAAAAGGAGTTGAGCAAAGCCGAGAAATCCGCTCTCCGAGGCACCTGACCAGCTCAATCCGGGAGGCGTTTCAGAATCCAATCACAATTTCGCAACTCTCTTTGACCTCAGGCAGGTGAATCTGAGAGAGTTCCGGATTGTGCAGAATGGCGGCTTCGGGCCGCGGTGTCTTTGGCCAATGTTGTCGTCATCGGTGCGCAGTGGGGTGACGAAGGGAAGGGAAAGATCACAGATCTCCTCAGCCGTTCCGCTGATGTCGTTGTTCGCTATCAGGGCGGAGTCAACGCTGGCCACACCATCGTTGTGGACGATCAGGTTCTGAAGCTTCACCTGATTCCCTCTGGAATTCTTTATCCCGACACCGTTTGTCTGATCGGTTCAGGAACCGTCGTCGATCCCAAAGTGATGCTTGGCGAACTCGACATGTTGATCGAGAACGGGATCGACATCGCTGGGCTGAAGCTGTCCTCCACGGCGCATGTGACCATGCCCTACCACCGCCTGCTCGACCAGGCGATGGAGAAGCAGCGCGGCGATCGACGCATCGGCACCACGGGACGGGGCATCGGTCCCACCTACGCGGATAAATCTCAGAGAAGCGGCATTCGGGTCATCGATCTTCTCGACGAAGCACGTCTGCGTGACCGCCTTGAAGGCCCACTGAAGGAGAAGAACCAGCTTCTGCAGACCATCTATGACATGGAACCGCTCGATGCGGAAGCGGTGATCAGTGAATATCTGGCCTACGGCAAACGGCTGGCTCCCCATGTGGTGGACTGCACCCGCGAGATTCACAAGGCAGCACGCGGTCGCAAAAACATTCTCTTCGAGGGCGCACAGGGAACCCTGCTCGACCTTGACCACGGCACTTATCCCTATGTGACGTCTTCCAACCCTGTGTCAGGCGGCGCCTGCATTGGGGCTGGCGTGGGTCCGACCCTGATCGACCGAGTGATCGGTGTGGCCAAGGCCTACACAACCAGAGTTGGGGAAGGGCCATTCCCCACCGAACTCGATGGCAGCCTCAATGATCATCTCTGCGACCGAGGTGGTGAGTTCGGCACCACCACCGGCCGCCGCCGCCGCTGCGGTTGGTTTGACGGTGTGATCGGACGGTACGCCGTTGGCGTGAACGGCCTGGATTGCCTGGCCGTCACCAAGCTCGATGTGCTGGACGAACTCGACGAACTTCAGGTTTGTGTGGCCTATGAACTGGATGGGGAAAGGATCGAATACTTCCCCTCCTGCGCAGAGGCGTTCGCACGCTGTCAACCGATTTTCGAAACGCTCCCGGGCTGGCAGTGTTCAACCGCTGAATGCCGCACGCTTGAGGATCTCCCCGAGAAAGCCATGGCGTACCTGCGCTTCCTGGCCGATCTGATGGAGGTTCCGATCGCCATCGTGTCACTGGGTGCCGGTCGCGATCAGACCATCGTTGTTGAGGATCCAATCCACGGTCCAAAACGGGCACTGCTCAGTGCCTGATTCCGGCAGAGCCCATCAGGCGTAAGACTGCCGCAGTCAACACCATTTTGTTCATGGCCGATTCCTCCCGTTTCCAGCCCAACGCGTCCCTGGATGTGGTGGGAATCGGCAACGCCATCGTGGATGTACTGGTCCAGACAAAAGACGGTTTTCTCAGTGAGCACGGACTGCAGAAAGGAGGAATGTGCCTGATCGATGAACAGCAGGCAGAAGCTCTTTACAAGTCCAGTGGTCCTGGACTGGAAACCTCCGGCGGATCGGTCGCCAACACCATGGTCGGCATCGCTCAGCTTGGCGGCCGAACCGGGTTCATCGGTCGGGTGCGAGATGACCAGCTTGGATCGATCTTCAGCCACGACATTCGTGCCGTAGGAACTCGATTTGAGACCCCCTCCGCCACCACAGGCGCGACCACCGCACGCTGTCTCATTTATGTGACACCGGACGCAGAGCGCACGATGTGCACCTTCCTCGGTGCATCAACTCAGCTTGAGCCGGAGGATCTCGACCTTTCCATGGTCAAGGAGACGAAAGTGCTCTACCTCGAGGGCTACCTCTGGGATAGCCCTGCTGCCAAAAGGGCCTTCATTGCGGCCGCGGAGGCTTGCCGTGCCGCCGGCGGGAAAGTCGCGCTATCCCTCTCCGATGGCTTCTGCGTGGATCGCCACAGAGAAAGCTTTCTCGAGCTGGTGAACGGTCATGTCGATGTGCTGTTCGCCAATGAAGTGGAGATCAAATCCCTCTACCAAACCGAAGACTTCGACACCGCAATCGAGAAGGTCCGCGGTTGTTGCTCGGTGACGGCGGTGACACGCGGAAGCGACGGTTCCGTTGTTCTCAGCGGCGATCAGCGCTGGGACATCGGAACCTACGGTCTCGGCGAACTGGTTGACACCACTGGTGCCGGTGATCTCTACGCCGGAGGATTTCTGCATGCCTTCACCCAGGGCCATTCACTGGAGCGCTGCGGTCAGCTGGGAGCACTGTGTGCCGGTCAGATCGTCACCCAGCTGGGAGCTCGTTCCCAGGTCTCGCTTCCAGAGCTGCAGAAGCAGCATCTGGACTGAGAGCACCCAGCGCCCACGCCGCATAGGCTGCTCCAGCCTGTGCGGCCATCAGGAGAATTTCGGGAGTGTCGTAGCTGTGCAGTGCCTCCAGAGCTGAAAGCAGCTCTTCCAGTCGATCAGAGCTTGTCTTGATCAGCAACTGCACTTCCTCCGCACGCTCAATCTTCCCCTGCCAGCGGTAGCAGGACTGCACTGTCATCGAGGTGATACAAGCAGCCAACCGACGGGTGATCAATTGCTCAGCAAGCGCATCGGCCTTGATCTGATCAGCCTCCGTGGTGAGGACCACTCTCAGGTCCGTTGACATGGGCATCCAGCTGTCGACACAACTGCTTCACGCTATGAACCACGTCAACTCCGGGCATCGGGTTGGGTCGTTTCAGCTTCCAGAGACGAATGGACTGGCGACGGGCCAGATCACTCCAGAGTTGATCCGCAGCTCCACCCGACTGACGACAAAGCACATCGCTGATCTGCCAGCGACGGCAGAGTGCCGCTTCCAACCCCCCAGTGCGATCACCGGTCCCAGGCCTCAACACAGCCAGCCGTTCGCCAGACAAGCCCGCAAGACCAGCCTGGCGGATGGCTTCAGGTGTGGGCAGGACCCTGGCATGAACCAAGGCTCCTGCCAGCCTGGCTGCCGTCGCTGCGGCGGCCAGCTGCCGCGCGCCGACGGCAAGAAGCAGATGGTGGCCCGCAAGAGCACAGTCCGAGAGATCACTAACTGTTGCGAGCAGTGATTCATCCGACACGGCGTGGTCAGGCCGTTCGAACCGAAGCAGCGGCAGATTGCACCTGGAGCAGGCCAACTGGAGTTGAGCACTGATCTGCAGAGCGAAGGGATGGGTCGCGTCCAGGACCAATGTCACACCCCTCGCCGCCAGATGTTGCTCGAGAGGGTCTTGAGATGGGAATGGCCCCACATGCAGGTCATCCAGATGCATACCGGCATAAGCCCTTGCCGCAGCTGCACTGACAACACTGATACTGACGCGGTGACCAGACTCCAGCAGAGTCCTCGCGATTCCTGGTCCCTCGCCGGTTCCGGCAAAGACCAGCACATGGTTCTGGCGATTCCGCCAGCGGTGCATCAGGATGGCGCTCACCGACCAGGCCGAGGATGAATCACTGCGTACTTGAGGTGGATGTTCTTCAGGCTCCCACCCTGCGATACACCCAAGACAATCAGACGCCAATCGCTGAAATGGAGGTTGGTTTTGATGCGTTGCGTCCCGATGATCCCAGAGGTCAACTGAAGGTGGTGGGATGGGGCAATCTTGCCCAGGATCTGCAAAATCGCGTGCAGGTGGGCCAGCGCCTACTTATCGAGGGCAGGCTTCGGATGAACACGGTGCCCCGTCAGGACGGCACCAAGGAAAAACGCGCTGAATTCACGCTCGCCCGGATGCACCCGGTCTCGGCTGGTGCAGGCTCCACAGCTCCAGCCCAACCTGCAGCGTCAGCTCCTGCGAAACGGACTGAAGCTGCTGCTGCGCCCGCAGCTGCGCAAGAGCCTGCAGCGCAGTGGAATACCGCGCCGTTGGTTCCAGACACGGATGACATCCCGTTCTGAACCACAGCAAATTCTGTTCAGCGCTGATCGGCGCCGTAGCTGAAATGCTCTGAGGCACGCTGTAACAGCTGGCCCAGCTCACGCTCGAGTGCGGCAAGGTCCAGGCGGAATTCCTGCCATCGCCCCCGGTCAATCTGTTCCAGCAACCAGGCCCTGTCCTGCTCAAGCTGCTGAATCAGCGCCGTTGCATCCTCCATTGCGTTCTGATCCTGGTCTTGCGCTCGGGTGCTGTCCATCAACTGCGGCCGCAGGCCCATCCATCCTGAACCCCGCACGGTCAGAATGGCGCCACTTCCAATGCCGCATGAACGATCTGCTCTCGCCAGGAAGCCTGGTCACCATCGCCGGAGGTGTGCTCACCGTGGTGGGTGCTGTGGCCTACGGGACCGGCGCCGCCAACTTGAGCCTTCCGACAATTTTTTACGGCATTCCGATCCTGCTTGGTGGACTGGCCTTGAAGTCATCGGAATTACCACCGGCCAAGCGCGTCACGCCAAAAGCGCAATTCAAAGGAGAACGTGAGGCTGCCACTCCAGAACTGGGAAAACTTCTCGGCGATGTCACGCGTTGGCGCTATGGCCAGAAAGCCCATCTGGAAAGCTCTCTGGAATCTCTCAAGCTCTGGGATGAAGACAACCCTCCTCAGCTGCTGGAGATTGAGGAGATCATTCAAAGCGGCCATTACGGACTGCGATTGCGTTTCGCCTGCGAGGCCGTTCCTCTTGAGATCTGGCAGGAGCGAAGAGACCGACTGAGCCGCTTTTTTGCCAAGGGCCTCGAGGCAACCATCAAACCTCTGAGTGGAGACCGACTGGATTTGCTGCTTCTGCCAGTGGGTGTGTCGACATCGGATCAGCAAGGTGAATCCGGAGAAGTAGCGAATGGATGATGCCCTCAGGGTCTCTGTTCTGAGTGAGGCTCTTCCGTATATCCAGCGATTCGCAGGCCGCAGGATCGTGGTCAAGTACGGCGGTGCAGCCATGGCCCATGCCGAACTGCAATCCGCCGTATTCAGAGACCTGGCGTTGCTCTGCAGTGTCGGAGTTCAGCCGGTTGTTGTGCACGGCGGTGGGCCAGAGATCAATCACTGGTTGAAGCGACTGGCCATCGCGCCGGAATTCAGAGACGGTTTGCGTGTGACCGACCCTGAAACGATGGACGTGGTGGAAATGGTCCTGGTCGGGCGAGTCAACAAACAGATCGTGAACGGACTCAACCGACTTGGCGCCAAAGCGGTCGGCCTGAGCGGCAGTGACGACAGTCTGGTTGAAGCCCGCGCCTGGGGAGATGGCAGCCACGGGATGGTCGGCGATGTGGCCAAGGTCAACCCCGACGTGCTCGAAGCCCTGCTGGAACGCGGTTATGTGCCCGTGATCTCCAGCGTGGCCGCCAATCCCGATGGAGTGGCCCACAACATCAACGCCGACACGGTGGCTGGCGAAGTTGCTGCCTCCCTGCAAGCCGAAAAGCTGATCTTGCTGACCGATACTCCAGGCATCCTGCGCAACCGAGAGGATCCAGGGTCTCTGATCCGTCAGCTGAAGCTTTCAGAAGCCAGGCAGTTGATTCACGAGGGCGTAGTGGCCGGGGGGATGACACCTAAGACCGAATGCTGCATCAGAGCTCTCGCCCAGGGAGTTTCCGCTGCCCACATCGTGGATGGGCGCGTTGCCCATGCCCTGCTGCTGGAAGTGTTCACCGATGCAGGCATCGGCACCATGGTGGTGGGACGCAGCTGAGGGATGAGCACAGGGCTTGCGGCAGCCGAACGGGCACTCGAACGGGGTGATTACGGCCTGTGCCTACGCCTGCTGGAACCGCTCGCCGCCGCCAACCCGATCACTGAACCCGAAGGAGCTGCCATCCGCATGGTGATGGTGACGGCCTGGATGGGACAGGGCGATGAACGCAAAGCGATCGCCACCTGTCGTCTGCTCACACGCTGCAAGGATCCTGATCTACGCAACCGGGCTCGTCAGTTGCTGAGTGTGCTCGAGGCTCCAAGCCTTGAGCGTCCTGCTCGCTGGTCGATGCAGTTACCGACGCTGGACATGGCTCCCCGCATGGGGAAAGGGAGCCCCAGCAGCAGCCGACGGCGCAAGCCCACTCCACCCCCTCCTCCACCAACCGGTCCCACCCAGGCCCCATCAGCAGGTTTTGCCGTGCTGGTTCTGACAGTGCTGCTCGGGCTGACCTTGTTGCTCAGCGGATGCGTGCGCGTCAAAGCAGAGATTGATCTGGCGGGTCCCGATCGCCTGGCGATGAGCTGGCGGATCAACAGCCTCAGTGGCCACAGTCTTCCCTGGCAGCAGAACTTCGCCAAGGCGCTGCGTACCGAAGGCCTGAACTGGACAGTGCAGAAAGACCGAACGGGCTCTCTCAACCTGATCAGCCCCACCCTGGGATCCGACCAGGCCGCCAGGCTGATGCGCAGCAGTGTGGAGCTGGCTGGACGCAGCGCGGGCGTGACCCTTCCCAAACCCGACCTGTCAATCGTGGAGAGAAACTGGTTGATCGGAGTGCAGCAGCAACTGAATCTGCGCCTGGACCTCTCACCCCTCGGCGAGTTCCCCGCAGGAGATCTGCAGGTCAGCATCACCCCTGTCCATGACCTCCAACAGGTCAACAGCAGTCCCATGACCGGTCGGTTGAAGGGGGATGTTCTGCTCTGGGTCCTCGACAGCGGCAGCGTCAATCAACTGCAGATCCGCCGCTGGCAGTGGAGCCCGCTCGGGCTTGGCACTGTGCTGATCGGACTGCTGCTGCTGCTGAGTTTTCTGCTGCAGTCCATGCGCGTGCGACTCGGCTTCGGCTATCCCGAGCTGCCGTCCTGATTCAAAGCTGCAGAGGATCCGGGTCAACGGCAAGGGAAACATCTTTGGGGAGCCCTTCCCAAAGACCGGTACCGGGGGGCAGGGGGATCTCACTGTCCTGGGGACCATGGAGAAGCAGCTGCCAGCGACTGCGGCCCGCCACCCGAGCCACAGGCGCAGGTGCAGGACCCAGCAGTTGCCAGCCTGCAGCGGCACAGCCTGCACGGATCCGTTCAGCCAGCAGGGTTCCCGCAGTCGCCGTATCGCTCGCGGACTCTCCCGAAAGGCGAATCAGGCAAGCCCGCGCGAAGGGAACCAATCCGGCTTCGCGGCGCAGGGTCGATTCCTCCTCCAGAAAACGTTCGTAACGACCATCCACCAGGTGTCGGATCACTGGGTGGTCAGGGCTGTAGGTCTGAACCAGCACCTCACCGGGCTTTTCCGCGCGCCCAGCCCGGCCAGCGAGTTGAAGCAGAAGTTGCAGGCACTGCTCTCCAGCCCTCAGATCGGGTCGATGCAAAAGACCATCGGCGGCAAGCACTGCTGCCAGAGTCACGCGTGGCAGGTCCATCCCCTTGGCCAGCATCTGCGTTCCGACCAGCACATCGGCCTCACCCTCCGCAAACTGGTCCAGCAGTCTGCGGTGGCCATCACGACCGCCTGTGGTGTCGCGATCGAACCGCAGCAGTCGCAGGTCACTGAGTTCCTCGCCAAGACGCTCCAACACCCGTTGTGTGCCTGCACCAAAGGGTTTGAACGCCAGGGAACCGCATGACGAGCATGCGGGTGTTATGGGTGCTCGATGGTCACACCAATGACAGCGCAGCCACTGCTGCGCGCCCCGACTGCCGTGAACCGTGAGAGGAACGTCGCAATGGGGACACATCACCACCTCTCCGCAGCTGCGACAGCTCAGAAAGGTGCTGTATCCACGCCTCGGCACCAGCACGACAGCCTGCTCCCCTTTCTCTGGGAGCTGTGCCAGCCGATCCATCAGGGCACGACTGATCAAGCGTTTATTGCCCTCTGCTAATTCATGCCGCATATCGATGATCCGGACAGGTGGCAGTGGCTGGCTGGAAATCCGCGAGCGCAGCCGTGCAAGAACCAAAGATCCGTGAGGCTGGAGACGACTCCAACTCTCGAGCGAAGGTGTCGCGCTGCCAAGCAGCAGACGGCCGCCCTGCAGCTTGACCCGCTCTGAAGCCATGACCCTGGCGTGATAGCAGGGCATGGGTGAGTCCTGCTTGTAGGAGTTGTCATGTTCTTCATCCAGCACCAAAAGGCCTAGCGGGCGCAGGGGAAGAAACACAGCGGAGCGCGTGCCCACCACCACCACGGGATCGCCGCTCTCGAGACAGCGACGCCAGGTGCGAACCCGCTCACGGGGGGTACAACCGCTGTGATATTCCAGAACCCTCTCTCCGAAACGATGACGGCAACGATCCACGAGCTGGGGAATCAGGCCGATCTCGGGAGTGAGCAGCAGAACGTGACGGCCAGCCACCAGCTCTGCTGCTGCCAGCTGCAAGTAGACCTCGGTCTTGCCGGAGCCGGTGATGCCCCAGAGCAGCAGACCTCCACCCTCAGGAAGTGATTGAAACCTGTCGACCACAGACTGTTGCTCATCGGTTAGCGAGCGCGGTGACTCCAGCTCAGCAGCCCTGGCTGCTGACTGGTCTGATGCACGAGGGCCGCTCTCCGATTTGCGTTGCCGGCGGATCAGGCCCTTGCTCTCCAGGCTCTTGACCGTGCCCGACTGAAACCCCTCCGCCAGCAGGTCACGCTGCCAGGCGCCACCGCCTCGGCGTTCGAGCTCTGTAAGCAGTGCGCTCTGCCTGGTGGCCTTCGGAAGAGCAGAGGGATCAGCAGCCTCAAGCCGCTCAATCCACCAGAGCTGGCGCAAGGCAGGGGCAGAACCGGGCCGTTGGCCCAGCCATCCCGGAGGCAATGCCGCCTTGAGCATGCGAAAGGGACTGGTATGACAAAGGACCGCCATCGCATCGAGCCATGACCGCCAGGATGGGTCGACTGCAGCGCGCTGCACCAGCTCTTCAACGGGGTTGAGCTGTAGACCATCGCTGTCAGCAGAATTCGCCTCTGCTGTGATCAATCGGCAGCCCGTGACCAACCCCTGCAGTCGACGACCTCGCAGCCGGACCGCCACAAGATCACCCAATCCCACGCCGAGACTCAGGCTGTCGCAATAGCTAAAAGTACGCCCGTCACGACCGGCCTCCAGCCAGACATCGACTTCCGAGAATGACTGCGCGGCAGGAGGACTGGAGGATTGGTTAACAGGGGTTGCCGACATCACATGTTTTTCTTAAGATACAGATGTTGGACAGCTCAACAGCTGTTGTCGGAACAGAGCAGAGTTCCGTCCAGTGGGAAGACACGAAGCTCGAGCCAGGGTTCATCCCGTCGGCCGACCGGTCTGCGAACGCCCCTGACAGCCCTGCCCCAGCCCAAAGCCCACCAATTGATTCTCGATCACTTCTTAGTCGTCTACCCCTCTGTTTGGGGCAGATCTGTAAGCCGTGATGCGCCTCCAGGCCGAGCTTGGTTGCGTTTTAGTTGACTGCGTTAGTTCCGTACACCCTCACCATCCCAATCCCCATGAGTCCTGCTGCGAGCAAGTCAGCTCAGCCCACCGCTGCAGCGCCCAAGACGGCCTCTTCCAAAGCGGCGGCGTCCAAGGCGGCTCCATCCATCGTGATGCTGGCGGATTCCAAAGGTCTGGCGAAGGGTGTGAGCAAGAAGACCAAGTCGGAGTCCAAGACTTCAACTGCAAAGTCGTCTGCAACGAAGGCCGCCGCGAAATCGAAACCGGCCACCAAGAGCAGCGCAGCCAAGAGCGGGACAGCAGCCAAAAGCACAACAGCTGCCAAGACGACCAAGACAACGAAAAGCGCAAAAACCTCTGCTGCGGCAACTAGTGCCAAGAGCAAGGCCGCTGTCAAGCCCGCTGATCTTGATGCTGCCGCTGATCAGTTGCTGGCCAAGACCTCCGGCAACCCTTCTGCAAGCAAGGAGGAGAAAGCCAAAGCAGACGCCAAGGCAAAGGTTTTGGCGAGCATCAAAGTTGGCCCCAAAGGGGTCTACACCGAAGATTCCATCAGGGTTTACCTGCAGGAGATCGGCAGGATCCGCCTGTTGCGCCCAGACGAAGAAATCGAACTGGCCAGAAAAATCGCCGATCTTCTCTACCTCGAGGAGCTGGCGGCTCAGTTCGAAAGCGACAACGGCCGCGAACCTGACAACAAGGAGTGGGCGGCATTGGTGGAGATGCCGTTGATTCGTTTCCGCCGCCGACTGATGCTCGGCCGTCGGGCCAAGGAAAAAATGGTTCAGTCGAACCTGCGTCTTGTGGTGTCAATCGCCAAGAAATACATGAATCGGGGCCTGAGCTTCCAGGACCTCATCCAGGAAGGCAGTCTGGGCCTGATTCGTGCCGCGGAGAAATTTGACCACGAGAAGGGCTACAAATTCTCCACTTACGCCACTTGGTGGATTCGCCAGGCCATCACACGGGCCATCGCTGATCAGAGTCGAACGATTCGCCTCCCGGTTCACCTCTACGAGACCATTTCCCGCATCAAGAAGACCACCAAAGTCCTCAGCCAGGAGTTTGGCCGCAAACCGACGGAAGAAGAGATCGCAGAATCAATGGAAATGACCATTGAAAAGCTGCGCTTCATCGCCAAGAGCGCCCAGCTTCCGATCTCCCTTGAGACTCCCATTGGCAAAGAAGAGGATTCCCGCCTTGGCGACTTCATCGAAGCCGACATCGAGAATCCGGAGCAGGACGTCGCCAAAAACCTCTTACGTGAGGATCTGGAAGGCGTGCTGGCCACCCTCAGTCCGAGAGAGCGCGACGTTCTACGCCTGCGTTATGGCCTTGATGATGGACGCATGAAAACCCTTGAGGAGATCGGCCAGATCTTTGATGTCACCCGTGAGCGGATCCGCCAGATCGAAGCCAAGGCATTGCGCAAGCTGAGGCATCCCAACCGGAACGGGGTCCTGAAGGAATACATCAAGTGATTGCATCACAGCAGCTCTCAGATCAATAAAAAAGGAGGCCATTGGCCTCCTTTTTTATTGGAATCTTCCTCAGGCCTCAACCATTCAGTGCGACTCAATGCTGTCGGTAAATTCCTGAAATGCCTTCTTCAAGCGCTCAACGGGCGTTTCCGATGGAGGACATTCCTGGTTCGTGGAACGGGTATAGGCCTGAAGAATGCGTGCTTCAGGTTCTAGCAGTGCTGCGACTGCAGCCTTAAGCATCACAACATTGCGCTGAGGCGTTAAGCCAGCCAGATAGGAGTGCAGGGACCACGGTCCTGAGTCATCCTGCTTTTCCAGCCGCAGGGGCCGGATCAACTGATAAGCCCGATCGCCATCGGAATCAGTGGTCTGCCTGAGGCGTGCCACCAGCATCACCCCGCTCGTTAGCAAGACCAGTCGAATCGATCCCTCACTCAACAAAGGCAAGA
This genomic window from Synechococcus sp. MIT S9220 contains:
- a CDS encoding DUF3153 domain-containing protein, translated to MSTGLAAAERALERGDYGLCLRLLEPLAAANPITEPEGAAIRMVMVTAWMGQGDERKAIATCRLLTRCKDPDLRNRARQLLSVLEAPSLERPARWSMQLPTLDMAPRMGKGSPSSSRRRKPTPPPPPPTGPTQAPSAGFAVLVLTVLLGLTLLLSGCVRVKAEIDLAGPDRLAMSWRINSLSGHSLPWQQNFAKALRTEGLNWTVQKDRTGSLNLISPTLGSDQAARLMRSSVELAGRSAGVTLPKPDLSIVERNWLIGVQQQLNLRLDLSPLGEFPAGDLQVSITPVHDLQQVNSSPMTGRLKGDVLLWVLDSGSVNQLQIRRWQWSPLGLGTVLIGLLLLLSFLLQSMRVRLGFGYPELPS
- the priA gene encoding primosomal protein N', whose amino-acid sequence is MSATPVNQSSSPPAAQSFSEVDVWLEAGRDGRTFSYCDSLSLGVGLGDLVAVRLRGRRLQGLVTGCRLITAEANSADSDGLQLNPVEELVQRAAVDPSWRSWLDAMAVLCHTSPFRMLKAALPPGWLGQRPGSAPALRQLWWIERLEAADPSALPKATRQSALLTELERRGGGAWQRDLLAEGFQSGTVKSLESKGLIRRQRKSESGPRASDQSAARAAELESPRSLTDEQQSVVDRFQSLPEGGGLLLWGITGSGKTEVYLQLAAAELVAGRHVLLLTPEIGLIPQLVDRCRHRFGERVLEYHSGCTPRERVRTWRRCLESGDPVVVVGTRSAVFLPLRPLGLLVLDEEHDNSYKQDSPMPCYHARVMASERVKLQGGRLLLGSATPSLESWSRLQPHGSLVLARLRSRISSQPLPPVRIIDMRHELAEGNKRLISRALMDRLAQLPEKGEQAVVLVPRRGYSTFLSCRSCGEVVMCPHCDVPLTVHGSRGAQQWLRCHWCDHRAPITPACSSCGSLAFKPFGAGTQRVLERLGEELSDLRLLRFDRDTTGGRDGHRRLLDQFAEGEADVLVGTQMLAKGMDLPRVTLAAVLAADGLLHRPDLRAGEQCLQLLLQLAGRAGRAEKPGEVLVQTYSPDHPVIRHLVDGRYERFLEEESTLRREAGLVPFARACLIRLSGESASDTATAGTLLAERIRAGCAAAGWQLLGPAPAPVARVAGRSRWQLLLHGPQDSEIPLPPGTGLWEGLPKDVSLAVDPDPLQL
- the rpoD gene encoding RNA polymerase sigma factor RpoD produces the protein MSPAASKSAQPTAAAPKTASSKAAASKAAPSIVMLADSKGLAKGVSKKTKSESKTSTAKSSATKAAAKSKPATKSSAAKSGTAAKSTTAAKTTKTTKSAKTSAAATSAKSKAAVKPADLDAAADQLLAKTSGNPSASKEEKAKADAKAKVLASIKVGPKGVYTEDSIRVYLQEIGRIRLLRPDEEIELARKIADLLYLEELAAQFESDNGREPDNKEWAALVEMPLIRFRRRLMLGRRAKEKMVQSNLRLVVSIAKKYMNRGLSFQDLIQEGSLGLIRAAEKFDHEKGYKFSTYATWWIRQAITRAIADQSRTIRLPVHLYETISRIKKTTKVLSQEFGRKPTEEEIAESMEMTIEKLRFIAKSAQLPISLETPIGKEEDSRLGDFIEADIENPEQDVAKNLLREDLEGVLATLSPRERDVLRLRYGLDDGRMKTLEEIGQIFDVTRERIRQIEAKALRKLRHPNRNGVLKEYIK
- a CDS encoding DUF6561 domain-containing protein → MPGPVVNGVKLSQSSAGSSLAQADESVPFLPLLSEGSIRLVLLTSGVMLVARLRQTTDSDGDRAYQLIRPLRLEKQDDSGPWSLHSYLAGLTPQRNVVMLKAAVAALLEPEARILQAYTRSTNQECPPSETPVERLKKAFQEFTDSIESH